One segment of Brassica napus cultivar Da-Ae chromosome C3, Da-Ae, whole genome shotgun sequence DNA contains the following:
- the LOC106388283 gene encoding 14-3-3-like protein GF14 mu isoform X1 produces the protein MESAKERDTFVYLAKLSEQAERYEEMVESMKNLAKLNVDLTLEERNLLSVGYKNVIGSRRASWRIFSSIEEKEAVKGNDVNVKRIKDYMEKVELELTSICIDIMSVLDEHLIPSASEGESTVFFNKMKGDYYRYLAEFKSGDERKEAADQSLKAYEIATTSAAAKLPPTHPIRLGLALNFSVFYYEIMNSPERACHLAKEAFDEAISELDSLNEESYKDSTLILQLLRDNLTLWTSDIPEEGADDAHKTNGSAKHGAGGDDAE, from the exons ATGGAATCTGCCAAAGAGCGTGACACTTTCGTCTACCTCGCTAAGTTATCTGAACAAGCTGAGCGCTATGAAG AGATGGTGGAGTCGATGAAGAACCTTGCGAAGCTGAACGTTGATCTAACGTTGGAAGAGAGGAACTTGCTCTCTGTTGGATACAAGAACGTGATCGGTTCGAGGAGAGCTTCTTGGAGGATCTTCTCGTCGATCGAGGAGAAAGAAGCAGTGAAAGGGAACGATGTTAATGTAAAGAGAATCAAAGATTATATGGAGAAGGTTGAGTTAGAGCTCACAAGTATATGCATTGACATAATGTCTGTGTTGGACGAGCATCTGATCCCATCTGCTTCAGAGGGTGAATCAACTGTCTTCTTCAACAAGAT GAAAGGTGATTATTACCGCTATCTTGCTGAATTCAAATCAGGGGATGAGAGGAAAGAGGCTGCTGATCAGTCTTTGAAAGCCTATGAG ATTGCTACTACTTCTGCTGCGGCTAAACTCCCTCCTACCCATCCTATCAGATTGGGATTGGCTTTGAACTTCTCTGTCTTCTACTACGAGATCATGAACTCACCTGAAAG gGCATGTCACCTTGCTAAGGAGGCGTTTGATGAAGCAATCTCAGAGCTTGACAGTCTGAATGAGGAATCTTACAAAGATAGCACTTTGATTTTGCAACTCCTTAGGGACAATCTGACCTTGTGGACTTCTGACATCCCTGAAGAAGGAG CAGATGATGCCCATAAGACGAATGGTTCTGCTAAACACGGTGCAGGTGGAGACGATGCAGAG TGA
- the LOC106388283 gene encoding 14-3-3-like protein GF14 mu isoform X2 has translation MESAKERDTFVYLAKLSEQAERYEEMVESMKNLAKLNVDLTLEERNLLSVGYKNVIGSRRASWRIFSSIEEKEAVKGNDVNVKRIKDYMEKVELELTSICIDIMSVLDEHLIPSASEGESTVFFNKMKGDYYRYLAEFKSGDERKEAADQSLKAYEIATTSAAAKLPPTHPIRLGLALNFSVFYYEIMNSPERACHLAKEAFDEAISELDSLNEESYKDSTLILQLLRDNLTLWTSDIPEEGDDAHKTNGSAKHGAGGDDAE, from the exons ATGGAATCTGCCAAAGAGCGTGACACTTTCGTCTACCTCGCTAAGTTATCTGAACAAGCTGAGCGCTATGAAG AGATGGTGGAGTCGATGAAGAACCTTGCGAAGCTGAACGTTGATCTAACGTTGGAAGAGAGGAACTTGCTCTCTGTTGGATACAAGAACGTGATCGGTTCGAGGAGAGCTTCTTGGAGGATCTTCTCGTCGATCGAGGAGAAAGAAGCAGTGAAAGGGAACGATGTTAATGTAAAGAGAATCAAAGATTATATGGAGAAGGTTGAGTTAGAGCTCACAAGTATATGCATTGACATAATGTCTGTGTTGGACGAGCATCTGATCCCATCTGCTTCAGAGGGTGAATCAACTGTCTTCTTCAACAAGAT GAAAGGTGATTATTACCGCTATCTTGCTGAATTCAAATCAGGGGATGAGAGGAAAGAGGCTGCTGATCAGTCTTTGAAAGCCTATGAG ATTGCTACTACTTCTGCTGCGGCTAAACTCCCTCCTACCCATCCTATCAGATTGGGATTGGCTTTGAACTTCTCTGTCTTCTACTACGAGATCATGAACTCACCTGAAAG gGCATGTCACCTTGCTAAGGAGGCGTTTGATGAAGCAATCTCAGAGCTTGACAGTCTGAATGAGGAATCTTACAAAGATAGCACTTTGATTTTGCAACTCCTTAGGGACAATCTGACCTTGTGGACTTCTGACATCCCTGAAGAAGGAG ATGATGCCCATAAGACGAATGGTTCTGCTAAACACGGTGCAGGTGGAGACGATGCAGAG TGA
- the LOC106388282 gene encoding inactive TPR repeat-containing thioredoxin TTL3-like — MSHSRRLSLEPAIDSTSRRFRDSLTLQRDDDVNKPDFRELDLGSPVSTLMPRVSSAAATPTSSSGSSGSVSGKPSVTSQMVKSHSGEISRSGMPTTTRNLKPGHRRSSSTGTPLIFSSSSFYSGASQSSGATSAVSPSPTVLPAGNICPSGRILKTGMATRTSTRAETLWTGTGNYGHGNVVKSGGGITGKTNHAVARAAVHGETPEELKRLGNDMYRRGNFTEALSFYDRAISLSPENASYRSNRAAALTALRRLGEAVKECLEAVRLDPSYSRGHQRLASLYLRLGEAENARQHLCFSGQCPDQADLQRLQTLEKHLRRCWEARKIGDWRTAVKETNAAIANGADSSPQLVACKAEVLLRLNHIEESQFCLSCTPRLDHHQSQAKLFGMVAEAYVLCIQAQVDMALGRFENGVVKAERASMLDQTNPELVSVLNSVKMVVKARTRGNELFSSGRYSEASVAYGDGLKHDSSNSVLYCNRAACWYKLGLWEKSVEDCNHALKIHPSYIKALLRRAASYGKLGRWEDAVRDYEFVRRELPGDSEVAASLERAKTALSQESKSLGFNNEVEAVSSLDKFKNSVSLPGVSVFHFKSSSNRQCEEISPYVNTLCLRYPLVHFFMVDVEESLALAKAESIRKVPTFKMYKNGDKVKEMICPSHQFLEDSIKHFLL, encoded by the exons ATGTCTCATTCTAGAAGGCTTTCGTTAGAACCTGCCATAGACTCAACCTCAAGAAGGTTTCGTGACTCTTTGACTTTACAGAGAGACGATGACGTCAACAAACCAGACTTCAGAGAACTCGATCTCGGCTCTCCTGTTTCCACCTTAATGCCACGTGTCTCCTCAGCTGCAGCGACTCCCACCAGCAGCTCCGGCTCGTCAGGCTCTGTTTCTGGGAAACCGTCGGTGACTTCTCAGATGGTGAAAAGCCACTCCGGCGAGATTTCGAGATCCGGAATGCCGACGACGACCCGGAATCTTAAACCGGGTCATAGAAGATCCTCTTCCACCGGAACGCCGTTGATCTTCTCCAGCTCTAGCTTCTACTCAGGAGCGAGCCAAAGCTCCGGCGCGACGTCCGCGGTGTCTCCGAGTCCGACCGTTTTACCCGCCGGTAACATTTGCCCGTCGGGTCGGATCTTGAAAACCGGAATGGCGACTCGGACGTCGACCAGAGCCGAGACTCTGTGGACAGGAACCGGAAACTACGGTCACGGAAACGTAGTAAAAAGCGGCGGAGGAATCACCGGAAAGACAAACCACGCGGTGGCGAGAGCGGCGGTGCACGGTGAAACTCCGGAGGAGCTGAAGAGACTAGGGAACGATATGTATAGAAGAGGAAACTTCACAGAAGCTCTGTCGTTTTACGACAGAGCAATCTCACTGTCACCGGAGAATGCTTCTTACAGAAGCAACCGCGCGGCGGCGTTAACGGCGTTAAGGCGGTTAGGAGAAGCCGTTAAAGAGTGTCTTGAAGCCGTCAGGCTGGACCCGTCTTACTCTAGAGGTCACCAAAGACTCGCTTCACTCTATCTCAG ATTGGGAGAAGCTGAGAATGCAAGGCAACATCTTTGTTTCTCCGGTCAATGTCCGGACCAAGCTGATCTCCAACGGCTGCAGACGCTGGAGAAGCATCTCCGGAGATGCTGGGAGGCTAGGAAGATCGGAGATTGGAGAACCGCGGTTAAGGAAACCAATGCAGCCATTGCAAACGGTGCTGACTCTTCTCCTCAG CTTGTAGCTTGTAAAGCTGAAGTCTTGTTGCGTCTTAACCACATAGAGGAATCACAGTTTTGTCTTTCTTGCACTCCAAGATTGGATCATCATCAATCACAGGCCAAACTCTTTGGTATGGTAGCTGAAGCTTATGTTCTATGTATCCAAGCGCAAGTTGATATGGCATTAGGAAG ATTTGAGAACGGTGTTGTAAAGGCAGAGAGAGCTTCCATGCTTGATCAGACCAATCCTGAGCTCGTGTCGGTTTTAAACAGTGTCAAGATGGTTGTCAAGGCGCGTACTCGCGGTAATGAGCTGTTTAGTTCGGGGAGATACTCTGAAGCGAGTGTAGCTTATGGAGACGGTCTCAAGCACGATAGTTCCAACTCGGTGTTGTACTGTAACAGAGCAGCGTGTTGGTATAAGCTCGGTTTGTGGGAGAAGTCTGTTGAAGACTGTAACCATGCGCTTAAAATCCATCCTAGTTACATCAAGGCACTTCTAAGAAGGGCTGCTTCATATGGAAAG CTTGGTCGATGGGAAGATGCGGTTAGAGACTATGAGTTTGTGAGAAGGGAACTACCAGGAGACAGTGAAGTTGCAGCGTCACTAGAGAGAGCGAAAACCGCGCTAAGTCAAGAATCCAAAAGCTTAGGATTCAATAATGAAGTTGAAGCAGTTTCATCTTTGGATAAGTTCAAGAACTCAGTTTCACTTCCTG GTGTCTctgtgtttcattttaaatcatCATCAAACCGACAATGCGAAGAGATCTCTCCTTACGTCAACACTTTATGCCTCCGGTATCCGTTAGTACACTTCTTCATG GTGGATGTGGAGGAGAGCTTAGCGTTGGCCAAGGCAGAGAGTATCAGGAAAGTTCCAACGTTTAAGATGTACAAGAACGGAGACAAAGTGAAGGAGATGATATGTCCGAGCCACCAGTTTCTAGAGGACTCTATAAAGCACTTCCTCTTATAA